Proteins from a genomic interval of Medicago truncatula cultivar Jemalong A17 chromosome 3, MtrunA17r5.0-ANR, whole genome shotgun sequence:
- the LOC11410715 gene encoding probable receptor-like protein kinase At2g42960 has product MSSNGSLKMELSKKTSFLGLRLWVLIGIGVFAFIVLILCLLSIWITFWRKTRRSVDKYSLSQIPHVSKDIKVDRVEVQPSNDQVDSVSIHVHDNMTSDKNSDKLFVHLSKSSDPDNISQCSSIYHHERGLSLISAEDGNFGTVKKQYMVTASPLVGLSEGSHLGWGHWFTLRDLEFSTNRFSAENVIGEGGYGVVYKGRLINGSEVAVKRLLNNLGQAEKEFRVEVEAIGHVRHKNLVRLLGFCVEGVHRLLVYEYVNNGNLEQWLHGAMRQHGVLTWEARMKVILGTAKALAYFHEAIEPKVVHRDIKSSNILIDSAFNAKVSDFGLAKLLDSGESHITTRVMGTFGYVAPEYANTGLLNEKSDIYSFGVLLLEAITGRDPVDYTRPANEVNLVEWLKMMVGSRRTEEVVDSSLEVKPPTRALKRALLVAFRCVDPDSEKRPKMSQVVRMLEADEYPFREDRRYRKSRTASIDIVESLKDISSPSDTADKTKGSEECAHETTQV; this is encoded by the exons ATGTCTTCCAACGGTTCTTTGAAAATGGAATTGTCGAAGAAGACTTCATTTTTGGGTTTGAGATTATGGGTTTTGATAGGAATTGGTGTTTTTGCATTTATAGTTCTGATTCTTTGTTTGTTATCTATATGGATAACGTTTTGGAGAAAAACAAGGAGGTCTGTAGACAAGTACTCGTTATCTCAAATACCACACGTCTCGAAGGATATCAAAGTTGACAGGGTTGAAGTGCAACCTTCTAACGATCAAGTAGATAGTGTGTCTATTCATGTCCACGACAACATGACAAGCGATAAGAATTCGGATAAGTTGTTTGTTCATTTGAGTAAATCCAGTGATCCTGATAATATCAGTCAGTGTAGTTCGATTTATCACCACGAGAGAGGATTAAGTTTAATATCAGCAGAGGATGGAAACTTTGGAACTGTTAAGAAGCAGTATATGGTAACTGCATCTCCTCTGGTTGGCTTGTCTGAAGGTTCTCATCTTGGATGGGGTCATTGGTTCACACTTAGAGATCTCGAATTTTCGACTAACCGCTTCTCGGCTGAGAATGTTATTGGTGAAGGCGGATATGGAGTTGTTTATAAGGGAAGATTGATCAATGGATCTGAGGTGGCAGTGAAGCGACTTCTTAACAACTT GGGACAAGCAGAGAAAGAATTCAGGGTTGAAGTCGAGGCTATAGGTCATGTCAGACATAAAAATCTTGTGCGCTTACTTGGATTTTGCGTAGAAGGAGTTCACAG GTTGCTTGTGTATGAGTATGTGAACAATGGTAACTTAGAACAATGGTTACATGGGGCAATGAGGCAACATGGAGTACTTACGTGGGAAGCTCGAATGAAAGTTATTCTCGGCACAGCGAAAGC GCTTGCTTATTTTCATGAAGCAATAGAACCAAAAGTTGTTCACCGTGATATAAAGTCGAGCAACATTTTAATTGATAGTGCGTTCAATGCAAAggtttctgattttggtttagccAAACTTTTGGATTCCGGAGAAAGTCACATAACCACCAGAGTAATGGGAACATTTGG TTACGTTGCACCAGAATATGCTAATACTGGCCTGTTAAACGAGAAGAGTGATATTTACAGCTTTGGTGTTCTCCTACTAGAAGCGATTACCGGAAGGGACCCTGTAGACTATACACGTCCTGCCAACGAg GTGAATCTTGTTGAGTGGCTGAAGATGATGGTGGGGTCAAGGAGAACTGAGGAAGTTGTGGACTCTAGCCTTGAAGTGAAACCACCAACTCGTGCTTTAAAACGTGCCCTTCTTGTTGCATTTAGGTGTGTTGATCCTGATTCAGAGAAGAGACCTAAAATGAGTCAGGTTGTGAGGATGCTTGAAGCTGATGAATATCCATTCAGAGAG GATCGAAGGTATAGAAAAAGCCGCACCGCCAGCATAGACATTGTGGAATCTCTGAAGGATATCTCTA